In the genome of Methanococcoides burtonii DSM 6242, the window AATCAATGCAGATTCAGTTGAAGAGTATGATATTGCAACAGCAAACAATGCTTTTGCTTTTGACATGTATTCAATGATTGAAAGCGAAGATGAAAATATTTTCTTCTCACCGTACAGTATATTCACTGCAATGGCTATTTGTTATGATGGTGCAGAAGGTTCTACAAAAAAGCAGATTTCAAATGTTTTTTACTATCCTTTAAGCAAACCTGTTCTTGAAGAGAGTTCAAAAGAGATGATAGATACAATTAATTCTGCTAATGATGAATATGATCTAAAAACAGCCAATGCTCTCTGGATACGAAAGAATTATCCTTTGAATGAACAGTTTGCACATAACTTGAAGATTTACTATGATGGAAATGTAACAAATGTAGATTTTAGAAATGAACCAGAAAAGTCTAAAGACATCATCAATGAATGGGTTTCAACAAACACCAATGGCAAGATTAAGGACATAATCTCGGATGAAATGATAGATCCCTACAACACAGCCATAATCATTACAAATGCAATTTACTTTAAAGGAAAATGGATTAATGAGTTTGACATAGAAAATACTCAAAAGGAACTTTTCTATAATTCATCTTCAAACGATGAAGGAACTCTCATAGACATGATGTATACAAGGCAGTATTTTAATTACGGTGAGAGCGAAGATGCAAAAATCGTTGAACTGCCTTACAAGGGCAATGATTTATGTATGTATATTGTTCTTCCTGAAGAAAATAACATTGATGATTTTGAAAACAGATTTACTCTCTCTTATTATAACAAACTCAAGTCATCCATGGAATCAGAAAAGGATGTAAGGATCTGGTTGCCTAAATTCAAGTTTAATACAAAAAACGAATTATCAAACACATTGAGAAATATGGGAATAGTAGAAGCTTTTACGAGTAACGCAAATTTCTCAAGTATCAGTACCCGCGGTGATCTATCCATATCTGAAGTAATTCATCAGGCATACATCGATGTGAATGAAGAAGGTACTGAGGCAGCAGCAGCAACGGCTATTGAAGCAACTGACAGTGCACCGATGCCTGGGCAGATAATGGAATTCAAGGCCGATCATCCTTTCATGTTCTTCATCGAAGATAAGAGAACAGGTTCCATACTTTTTATGGGAAAAGTTGGAAGTCCTGAATCTGAGGAAATGTCATAATGGCATTTTCTCCAATATCTTTCTCACTTCCTCCGTATTCAGTTCAAAATCTCATTCTTTCATTCGTTGACCAATAATTCATATCGCTGACCGAAAATTCAAGTGGTTAAACGAAAAATACCCTATTTATCGATCAAAGCGGACATTTTGACAAACAGGTCCTATAAAATTGGCAATATTTCAAAAAAAAGCATAAAGTTATTCTATCTCAGTAATTGTAAAAAAGAAAGATCTACAGAAAGATCAATTGTCTTTCTGCCTGCTCTCTTCAAGTGCACTTTTGACTATCTTCATGGCACAGAGTTCACCGCACATGGAACACGCATCAGTACCGGTGTTTCGGCTTTCCCTGATCTTGCGTGCCTTTTCACTGTCAATGGCAACTTCGAATTGTGTCTCCCAATCGAGTTCAGCTCGGGCATGTGCCATCCTGTCATCCAGCTCACGTG includes:
- a CDS encoding serpin family protein; protein product: MKKIKTLLVVTLCIVSSLFLGCIEDSTVNTKNTINADSVEEYDIATANNAFAFDMYSMIESEDENIFFSPYSIFTAMAICYDGAEGSTKKQISNVFYYPLSKPVLEESSKEMIDTINSANDEYDLKTANALWIRKNYPLNEQFAHNLKIYYDGNVTNVDFRNEPEKSKDIINEWVSTNTNGKIKDIISDEMIDPYNTAIIITNAIYFKGKWINEFDIENTQKELFYNSSSNDEGTLIDMMYTRQYFNYGESEDAKIVELPYKGNDLCMYIVLPEENNIDDFENRFTLSYYNKLKSSMESEKDVRIWLPKFKFNTKNELSNTLRNMGIVEAFTSNANFSSISTRGDLSISEVIHQAYIDVNEEGTEAAAATAIEATDSAPMPGQIMEFKADHPFMFFIEDKRTGSILFMGKVGSPESEEMS